One part of the Ornithodoros turicata isolate Travis chromosome 2, ASM3712646v1, whole genome shotgun sequence genome encodes these proteins:
- the LOC135382979 gene encoding uncharacterized protein LOC135382979, translated as MRLLHMMRLAQLQHGEVLEELCSRYTRVLEHCPSMIRAPFTTTEDLEAFDSTLNESKTAQLIDELCRLGGYDVGHATPNILCYILTDSLAEQYTAGSARKANENSQCSTSPASFSVRIPYLQMPSPSQCNGLYEQTQKVHSKQGGSGDAYQGMVATC; from the exons ATGAGGCTGCTGCATATGATGCGCCTAGCCCAGCTGCAACATGGTGAAGTGCTCGAGGAGCTGTGTTCTCGATACACTCGCGTTCTTGAGCATTGTCCGTCCATGATTCGAGCACCTTTCACTACCACTGAAGACCTGGAGGCATTTGACAGCACCCTGAACGAGAGCAAGACAGCTCAACTG ATTGACGAACTCTGTCGCCTTGGGGGTTATGATGTTGGCCACGCAACACCGAACATCCTGTGCTACATATTGACCGACTCCTTGGCGGAACAGTATACAGCTGGATCGGCCAGAAAGGCAAACGAAAATTCGCAGTGCTCAACTTCCCCAGCATCATTTTCAGTACGGATACCATACCTTCAAATGCCGTCTCCATCACAGTGCAAC GGGCTGTACGAGCAAACACAAAAGGTCCACAGCAAACAAGGTGGAAGTGGGGACGCATATCAAGGCATGGTTGCGACATGCTAA